The window AAAAGGAAGGGTTTGGTGTTCTAAATCGAAACCTAAACCACCGCCACCGCCCAGGTTGTAAAAATTAAGGACTTCTTCTAAAGTTTGATAAACACCATTATGCATATAAGGACCAGTAATGTCGATATTTCTTAACGTTGGTGTTTTAAACATGCCTTTATGTAAGTCTTCTTTATATTTAAAGTAAAACCCTAAATCGGTATCATTCTCTTTATTATCGGCATTTTTAGGAACACCAATCACTTCTTTTTCAGTGTCGTTATAAAAAGGCGGGACTGTTCCGTTTGTTAATGGCATAAAATGGCATGTAGCGCATAGTGCTTTTCCCATAAACAGGTTATAACCTAGTGTTTCTTCTTCTGTGTAAGTATCGATTTCTCCTCTGATGTTTCTATCAAATTTAGAATCAAAACCGTTTAATGTAGAAATGTATGAGGATAATGCTTTGATAACATTAGTATTATTTTTTGGGACTTGCCCATAAGCGTCTTTGAATAATTTTACATAAGTTGTGTCTTGTAAAATCGCTTCAGAAAATGTGTGAACATTAGTATTAAACTCCTTATCATTTAAAAAGACAGATGAGATTTGCTCAATCATGGTTTCTGACCGACCATCCCAAAAAAAGCTTTTCTGAAAGGCGCTATTTATTAAGGTTGGTGTATTACGTTGTAGTTTATTACCATTATTATCTAAGTTAAGAACCATAGCGTCAGCATAACCTAAAGCAGGACTATGGCAGGTGACACAAGCCATACTGTTATTAGCAGAAAGTTGTGTGTCAAAAAATAATTTTTCGCCTAAAGCAATTTGTTTATCGCTAGGATTTCTGTTGGTCGTAGGTGTAAAATAGTTTAAGTTGAAGCTATTGCTTTCAAAAAATGTAGGCGCGTCAAAATTAAAAGGCTCGGTATTGGTTGGTTCCCAAATAGCAGCTGTTTTTCTAATAGAGACCCAATGGCGTGTTATGGGATTAAGATAATCTCTAGTAAATGCAAAACGATCAAACGTCTCAAAATCGGTATTGCTTTTTATAAATTGAATAGCTTTAGTGATATTGTCTTTAAAGTCCTTATCCAAAGTCGAATCCTTTTTTATAATTAAAGATTGAATAGTATGCTCATAAATAGTTTTTAAGCTATTTAGAGACACTGCGCTTTCAGAAAGTCCTAAATGGCTAACAGGTGTATCAAAACCAGATATCCCTAAGCTTACAATACGCAATAATTGTTGATGTGTAGCAATAAAAAATCGTTGTGGGGTGAGCATTCTTTTTTCCATGTTTCCTTTTAAGATGGAAAGTAATCCTTTAGTAACATAAATTTCTTGTTCGAAATCAATGATGGACGTTTCTTGCTCGTAGATGCTTTCTTCAATTTTTTGAAGACCTATTGGTTTTAGTATTTTACCAGTATCTTCTTTATAAACAGGAAGTGCAGGTCCATTAGCTCTATGTCCGACTTCGGGATTTAAATAGGAAGCAAAGGGTTCTGCTTTTTTAAAAGCTTCGCGGGCTAGTTTAAAATAATGCTTGGTGTTTTTACCAGTAAGACCTTCGGTTTTTAGACTATCTAAATACTTAGAAGCGATATCTAAATTATCGATATAGTAATTTTGAGCAACATCCCAATGGATGACGTCTATGGTTTCGGTTTTATCAGTTTTACAGGCAGAAAGACTTAATAATAAGGTAAGAATAATTACAAACGAATGGTGTGATTTCATGTTAAGATTGTGATAAACAAAATGAATCTCCGTTATATAACGGAGATTCATTATTAATAATAAAAGACGAAGTCTTATCTAGGTAATCCTTGTAATAAAACGATTTGACCACCTTGGTTGTGTGGTAAGTTTGTAGATATAAAATCGTCGCTTTTCCAGTAGTGTGGTTGTAAGTTTAGGATAAATGTGTCTGGCACACCAACTTTGTCAGAAATGTCAATTAATGCTCCAAATTCTCCTGATAAAGACGTGCTTCCAGTAGGGGATAAGTTGCTTTCGATTTTTAAATCTAAAACAGCAGTTGGATTGTTTCCGTCTAAATCTGTTTGATAGATTCTAGCGGCATGTCCTCTAGAAAAAGAGTTAGGATCTTCTTGGATATAAATATAGTTTTCTGTCACACAGATGTTATCAGGACTTTGTAAGCTAGATAAGTTTCCGTCTTGGTTATTAGTGTCGGTGTTACCGCTGACTACTTGTGTTAACTGTCCTTGTAAAGGATTGGTAGGATCTAAATTTAGTTTATAAACGGTTCCCCAATCATTATAAGTTCCTGCACCAGGACCTCTTCCTGTTACTGCAAAATAGACGTTTCTTCCATTGTCATCGCTTCCTTTTTGATAATCGACATCTTCAACACGCATAAATTGAGAAGCAAAAACACCAGTACAAGCTGTTTCCATTTCTGTTTTAGTCATTGCTGCTCCATTTTCAATTTCGACAAATTCAACATCGTAAGTCGATCCAAAATCCAAACTACTTTCGTTGTAAACCGTATTTGTAGTGACTGCTTGAACACCATTAGCACCATCAGAAATTTCTTTTAAGCGTAAAACATATATTTTACCATTCGTTAAATCTGCATCGCCATTTTCTGATAAGTACATGATGACTTGACCTTCAGATCCACTAGAATCGTCGTCTCCACCAATTATTACTGTTTTACCAGCAAATGAATTTTGAGGTAATGGTACTGCGTTTTCCCATGAGAACTCTCCTAAAGCGTCTAAACCAAAATCGGCAGTAGGTGTCGGTGTTTCTACCCAAGGATCGATTGCTTTAACATCATAAGCAATACTTTCTGATGCAGATAAAAAGATATCTTGAGTCCCTCCATGTACAGCAGCTTCCCACATCGTACCAGAACATTGTCTAGCAAAGTCGGCAACTCCGGCATTTAATAACCATTCTCCTTTAATAGGTGTCATGTTTTCGTCAAATCTAATTCTAGAGACACTATAATCGTCTTCTGCGTTAACGATATAAATATATTCGTTACCGTCTTTTAGTAAACCGGCACCATCTTGTGCGCCAACTAAACGGAATCCGTTTGGTAAATAATCTGTGGAGCTGATTAAAGAGTAAGCATTTACATTATTAAAGTTACTGCTAATGTCTACTAAAGGCTCTAATGCCGATTTGTTAGTAAATAAGCCTTCTGGGGGTGTATAATCTTGACCGTCTTGACCATCTGTACCGTTTGTTCCATCAAGTCCATCTTCGCCTTCACATCCTAAAAAGCCAAAAGCAAGACCTAGAATACATACTTGAATAAAACGTGGTTTAAATAATTTCATTTTAATTGATTGTTTTAGATGTTAATTTTTAACAAAACTACAGTCAAGAAGCTAATTGTATGTTAGCTTAAAATGAATGAAGTTTTAAGAAAACTTTACGGTAATGTTACTATGTAAACAATATGTTAAGTACTTGTTTTAGGTGTTTAATTATTTGTTTTTGAGTGTGTTGATTCTTGTTTTGTGTCTTTTTATTCTTTACGTTTTAATTAAGATTAGTTAATCCTGTGGTAACTTTTGAACTTAATTAAATCACGGAATTTGCAGAAAAAACAATGGAATTATTTTTAGTCGTATTT is drawn from Psychroserpens sp. NJDZ02 and contains these coding sequences:
- a CDS encoding cytochrome-c peroxidase, with the translated sequence MKSHHSFVIILTLLLSLSACKTDKTETIDVIHWDVAQNYYIDNLDIASKYLDSLKTEGLTGKNTKHYFKLAREAFKKAEPFASYLNPEVGHRANGPALPVYKEDTGKILKPIGLQKIEESIYEQETSIIDFEQEIYVTKGLLSILKGNMEKRMLTPQRFFIATHQQLLRIVSLGISGFDTPVSHLGLSESAVSLNSLKTIYEHTIQSLIIKKDSTLDKDFKDNITKAIQFIKSNTDFETFDRFAFTRDYLNPITRHWVSIRKTAAIWEPTNTEPFNFDAPTFFESNSFNLNYFTPTTNRNPSDKQIALGEKLFFDTQLSANNSMACVTCHSPALGYADAMVLNLDNNGNKLQRNTPTLINSAFQKSFFWDGRSETMIEQISSVFLNDKEFNTNVHTFSEAILQDTTYVKLFKDAYGQVPKNNTNVIKALSSYISTLNGFDSKFDRNIRGEIDTYTEEETLGYNLFMGKALCATCHFMPLTNGTVPPFYNDTEKEVIGVPKNADNKENDTDLGFYFKYKEDLHKGMFKTPTLRNIDITGPYMHNGVYQTLEEVLNFYNLGGGGGLGFDLEHQTLPFDNLDLTETEQQAIIAYMKTLTDNPAVY